One Spinacia oleracea cultivar Varoflay chromosome 4, BTI_SOV_V1, whole genome shotgun sequence DNA segment encodes these proteins:
- the LOC130472130 gene encoding uncharacterized protein, protein MALGSFDIKYQPRTAVKSQALADFVADFSPDLEKIADDEVKLINNVEEVWTLFVDGSSNFRGAGLGVVLKSPQGDMIAQAICCDFKATNNEAEYEALIAGLTLAEELGASGLNIFSDSQLIVNQINADYEAKDLKMTLYLEKAKKLASKFKPLSIKQVPRDLNTQADALANLGSALRKSPFSTIPLVHLLSPAIEKDVPQDASLVLSATNTDSWTKPILDYLTHETLPDDKLEARKILFKASRYVILQGILFKRSANRMLMRCAEKTEWERLQKQYHEEECGGHEGGRSLSTRIKRNGYYWPTMLKDAMRYVAKCDKCQRHAGMTHKPSEFLHPTLTPWPFMKWGMDIVGKLLVAPGQKVFMLALTDYFSKWIEADSECHQKSYATTDPNSSATRLMLSARRGTLS, encoded by the exons ATGGCGCTAGGAAGCTTCGACATCAAATACCAACCAAGAACGGCGGTGAAATCGCAAGCCCTAGCAGACTTTGTGGCAGACTTTAGCCCCGACTTGGAGAAAATAGCGGACGACGaggtcaaactcatcaataacgTAGAAGAGGTATGGACTCTCTTCGTCGACGGTTCGTCTAACTTTCGCGGTGCAGGTCTAGGCGTCGTGCTAAagtcaccacaaggggacatgatagcacaAGCCATATGCTGCGATTTCAAAGCGacaaacaacgaagcagaatacgaggcgTTAATCGCCGGATTGACGCTAGCTGAAGAATTGGGGGCAAGCGGACTCAACATCTTTAGCGACTCACAATTAATCGTCAACCAGATCAACGCCGACTATGAGGCTAAAGACCTGAAAATGACCTTATACCTCGAAAAAGCAAAAAAGCTAGCCTCCAAATTTAAACCCCTCTCCATTAAACAAGTGCCACGAGACTTGAACACGCAAGCCGACGCCCTTGCCAATCtaggatccgcactcagaaaGTCACCATTCTCGACCATACCTCTAGTACACCTTTTGTCACCCGCTATTGAAAAAGACGTACCACAAGATGCCAGCCTCGTCctatcagccacaaacactgaCAGCTGGACCAAGCCCATCCTCGACTACCTAACACATGAAACCCTACCCGACGACAAGCTCGAGGCcaggaaaatacttttcaaagcttcacgatatgttattttgcagggTATACTATTTAAAAGATCAGCGAACAGAATGTTGATGCGATGCGCAGAAAAAACAGAATGGGAAAGACTACAAAAGCAATACCACGAAGAAGAATGTGGCGGACATGAAGGAGGACGAAGCCTGTCaaccagaatcaaaagaaacggatactattggccaacgATGCTCAAAGACGCAATGAGGTACGTAGCTAAGTGCGACAAATGTCAACGACACgcaggtatgacacataaaccatcTGAATTCTTACACCCCACCTTAACTccgtggcctttcatgaaatggggaatggacATCGTCGGTAAATTACTCGTCGCCCCAGGACAAAAGGTCTTCATGCTAGCTCTAAcagattatttttctaagtggatagaagcag attCGGAGTGCCATCAGAAATCATATGCGACAACGGATCCCAATTCATCAGCGACAAGACTAATGCTTTCTGCAAGACGTGGAACATTGAGCTAA